From Halorussus lipolyticus:
CACCGCCCGCCGGTTCCGAGTGGGGGACCGACTCGACGGCCCGCTCTGGCCGCCCCGAAGTAGAGGCGTCCCCGAGGCAGGCTGGGACGACGGCGGTTTCGAGGGCGTCGTCGCACCCGAGGACCGCCGCGTCCTCGGATACGCCAGTCCTGTCCCGGACGACGCGACTGCCACGGAACCTCCCGCGGAACTCGTCTGGACCGAGCGCGCCGGGGAGTCGGAAGCCAAAAGTGACGCGCTCACCGCCGAGGCGACCCCGGAGGCCGTCGTCCGGTCGCTCGGCGACCACCGGCCGCCCGCCGACGCCGTGCCGACGCCGACTCCTCGGACTGGGCAGGAGCAGACCGAGAATTTCCGGAGGTCGCCGTGATTCTGGCCGTCGCGGGCGGGAAGGGCGGCGTCGGCAAGTCCACCGTCGCGCTCAACCTCGGCGCGGAACTCGACGCCGTGGTCGTGGACGCCGACCTCGCCATGGCCGACCTCTCGGGGCGGCGCGGTCCCGACCTCCACGACGTGCTGGCCGGTCGGGCCGACCCCCTCGAAGCGGTCTGTGAGGACGGCCCGGTCGTCCTCCTCCCCTGCGGCCGGACCCTCGCCGGAGCGCGGGCCGGCGACGTGGCAGGTCTCGTCGGAGCGGTCGAGGAGGTCGAATCCGCCTACGACCACGTGGTCATCGACTGCCCGGCCGGGATGGCCGCCGACGCCGGGATGCCCCTGCTGGCGGCCGACGCTGTCGTGCTGGTCGCGGCCCCCGAGGAGTTCGCGCTGGCCGACGCCCTCCGGACCCGCGAGTTGGCCCGCGAACTCGACGCCGGACTGTCGGCGGTCGCGCTCAATCGAACCGCCGGTGAGAGTCCGCCGACCGAGCGAGTCCGCCGCGCCCTCGGTGCCCCGGTCGTGGCGATTCCCGACGACGAGCGAGTTCGGCGGGCACAGCGCCACGGTTCTCCGGTCGCCGGAATCGCGCCGGAGAGCCACCCCGCTCGGCGGTTCGGGGAACTCGCAGAAGAAGTCTCGCGGTGTCTCGGTCGGCGCGTCGGTCAGTTCCGCAGGTCCTGATACGACGACCGCAGAGTCACGGCGGTCACGTCGGCGACTTCGGCGGCCTCCTTCTGAGTCATCCGGTGGCGGGTTTCTCTGGCGGCGAGGTAGAGACACGCCGCCGCGAACCCGCCGGGGTTGCGCCCCGAAATCAGATTCTCGTCGTGGCCCTTTTCGACCAGTTGGGCGGCCTCGCGCTCGATTTCGGTCGGGAGGTCGAGTCTGCTGGCGAACCGCGGCAGGTACTCGGCGGGGTCGATGGGACCGGTCGGGAGACCCAACTCCCGATTGAGGGCGTCGTAGGCCGTCTTGAGTTCGCTCCGGCTCGCTCGGGCGACCGCCAGAATCTCGTCCAGCGTGCGCGAGACCGAGGCGGTCCGGCAGGTGGCGTACACCGCGGCGGACGCGAATCCCTCCAGCGACCGGCCCTGAAGCAGG
This genomic window contains:
- a CDS encoding transcription initiation factor IIB, whose product is MSKAHAPSRTCPECDGRLTPDGDETICDECGLVVSEDRIDRGPEWRSFADDDGRKERTGAPLTRSRHDRGLTTEIGHDTDLRLTGRKRRQVARMRKHHERARIGSKTERNQVYAFTEIRRLVSSLDLSKNVRDRSCVLFESAQSEDLLQGRSLEGFASAAVYATCRTASVSRTLDEILAVARASRSELKTAYDALNRELGLPTGPIDPAEYLPRFASRLDLPTEIEREAAQLVEKGHDENLISGRNPGGFAAACLYLAARETRHRMTQKEAAEVADVTAVTLRSSYQDLRN
- a CDS encoding P-loop NTPase, producing MILAVAGGKGGVGKSTVALNLGAELDAVVVDADLAMADLSGRRGPDLHDVLAGRADPLEAVCEDGPVVLLPCGRTLAGARAGDVAGLVGAVEEVESAYDHVVIDCPAGMAADAGMPLLAADAVVLVAAPEEFALADALRTRELARELDAGLSAVALNRTAGESPPTERVRRALGAPVVAIPDDERVRRAQRHGSPVAGIAPESHPARRFGELAEEVSRCLGRRVGQFRRS